In Streptococcus gallolyticus subsp. gallolyticus DSM 16831, the sequence ATCTTCGGCAACAAAGGCTGCTGTTGCACCAGAATTAATCACACGTTGTGCAAGTTCAAATCCATCTTTATAGTTGTAATTAGCTTCAAAGACAAGACCTTCTTTGAATGATAAGCCATTTTTTTCAAGACCTTCTTTGTAACCAGCTAAACGCACTTTACCGTTGATATCATCGATAAGTGGACCAGAAACAAAGGCGATTTCTTTATTGTTTTTAGCCAAAATATCAACAACATCAGCAACGGCTGCTTTGTAGTCAATATTAACACTTGGGAGTTGGTGTTCTAAGTCAACTGTACCCGCAAGTACAACTGGCGTGCGTGAGCGAGAGAACTCTGCACGAATTTTTTCAGTCAAATGATGTCCCATGAAGATAATACCGTCAACTTGTTTAGCAAACAAGGTGTTAACAACGTTAACTTCCTTATCATCATCTTCATCACTTGAAGCAAGTACGATATTGTACTTGTACATAGCGGCAATATCATCAATCCCTTTAGCAAGAATTGAGAAATAGCTGTTAGCAATATTAGGGATAACAACACCTACTGTTGTTGTCTTTTTACTTGCTAAACCGCGGGCAACGGCATTTGGACGATAATCCAAACGATCAATAACTTCAAGGACTTTTTTACGTGTGTTTTCCTTTACGTTTTTATTGCCATTTACAACACGACTAACTGTTGCCATAGAGACGCCTGCTTCTCGGGCAACGTCATAAATTGTAATCGTATCATCAGTGTTCATTATTGGACTTCCTTTCTATTTGAAAATTTCGCTTTCACGGATATTTTATCATCTTTTGGAAACACTTTCAAGGGGTAAGTGGTCTTTTTTGAAAACTTTTCATATATTGTAAGCGTTTAATTGGTTGATTTCTGTATCAAACTACTTGAAAAGTCAAAATTTGAGGCTTTTCAAAATAATTTGTGAAAATTTTCATTAGAATTATGGGAAAACTTCCTTTTATCTCATTTGCTATTTTTTTCTCTATAAGTTCACTTTTTTTGACTCAAGTCTTGATTTTTTCTACTTTTTTTGAAAAAATGGGGTTAATTAGAAAGAAGGTTTCTCATGTCAAAATTAAATCAAATCCGCTCGTATCTTAGTCAAGAAAAAGCTAATATTGCTGTTTTTTC encodes:
- the ccpA gene encoding catabolite control protein A, translating into MNTDDTITIYDVAREAGVSMATVSRVVNGNKNVKENTRKKVLEVIDRLDYRPNAVARGLASKKTTTVGVVIPNIANSYFSILAKGIDDIAAMYKYNIVLASSDEDDDKEVNVVNTLFAKQVDGIIFMGHHLTEKIRAEFSRSRTPVVLAGTVDLEHQLPSVNIDYKAAVADVVDILAKNNKEIAFVSGPLIDDINGKVRLAGYKEGLEKNGLSFKEGLVFEANYNYKDGFELAQRVINSGATAAFVAEDELAAGLLNGLFEAGKKVPEDFEIITSNDSPITSYTRPNLSSISQPVYDLGAVSMRMLTKIMNKEELEEKEILLNHGLTTRGTTR